A section of the Castanea sativa cultivar Marrone di Chiusa Pesio chromosome 12, ASM4071231v1 genome encodes:
- the LOC142618732 gene encoding F-box/kelch-repeat protein At3g23880-like, producing the protein MVAYMCWNNKVLHWDILFTRKMSHGKERGAQPSILQRRMNHDLPEEIVLEILAKQPVKSLLRFRCVCKRWYSSIATPSFISTHLSNNYHNRGLVIHLAKNIRIPSSGRLDSQVCTLARDRTFETISKCKIPFTFDSWFLVLAGSCNGILCFNDYMTPRCNDVYLWNPSIRMFKRLPDTCMTQLRKVALGFGYNSQTNDYKVVKFSSTIAIPMPPPEVEVYSLSSDSWKRIELGISWRPNVVSRNFNFTLTFPVVSGHLHWMIEMIEEGGGQEGRSTAMILSFDLNSEKFKELPLPDEEGSCIKKGLTSFKEKLALIKFGSGSGVQPHSMLLCSIWVMREYGVFDSWNKLCVLLIQILTDFSGFTKYGALIRKKTWLVSTNGEFKSKDKCVLIDPETLHEKEIITQADSQLNVATYMENLTILDGANVVSYQEDMLCV; encoded by the exons ATGGTAGCCTATATGTGTTGGAATAACAAAGTTCTTCATTGGGACATTCTCTTTACCAG GAAAATGTCCCATGGGAAAGAACGTGGAGCACAACCATCGATCCTGCAACGTAGGATGAACCATGATCTCCCTGAAGAAATCGTGTTGGAAATCCTAGCAAAGCAACCCGTGAAATCACTCCTAAGATTCAGGTGCGTTTGTAAACGCTGGTACTCTTCCATAGCCACCCCCAGTTTCATCTCCACCCACCTCAGTAACAACTATCACAATCGGGGTCTTGTCATACACTTGGCCAAAAATATTCGCATACCTTCTTCTGGTCGTCTTGACAGTCAAGTCTGTACGCTAGCTCGCGACCGCACGTTTGAAACCATATCCAAGTGTAAAATTCCCTTCACTTTTGATTCTTGGTTTCTTGTTTTAGCGGGTTCATGTAATGGCATATTGTGTTTCAATGATTATATGACACCAAGGTGTAATGATGTTTATTTGTGGAACCCCAGTATTAGAATGTTTAAGAGGTTGCCCGATACTTGCATGACCCAGTTACGTAAAGTGGCACTGGGGTTTGGGTATAATTCACAGACTAATGACTACAAGGTTGTCAAGTTTTCATCGACTATTGCTATACCTATGCCTCCCCCTGAGGTTGAGGTGTACTCGTTAAGTTCGGATTCATGGAAAAGAATTGAACTTGGAATCTCGTGGAGACCCAATGTTGTGTCCCGTAACTTTAATTTTACTTTGACATTCCCAGTTGTGAGTGGACATTTGCATTGGATGATAGAAATGATAGAAGAAGGAGGTGGGCAAGAGGGGCGTTCTACTGCTATGATTTTGTCATTTGATCTCAATAGTGAGAAATTCAAAGAGCTACCACTGCCTGATGAAGAAGGAAGTTGTATTAAGAAAGGACTCACCTCGTTCAAGGAAAAACTCGCTTTGATTAAATTTGGAAGTGGAAGTGGCGTACAACCACATAGCATGCTTTTATGCTCCATTTGGGTGATGAGGGAGTATGGTGTGTTTGACTCCTGGAATAAACTTTGTGTTCTACTGATTCAAATTCTTACTGATTTCAGTGGTTTCACCAAATATGGTGCACTTATTCGAAAAAAGACCTGGCTGGTATCCACCAATGGTGAATTTAAGAGCAAAGATAAGTGCGTCTTAATTGACCCAGAAACTTTGCATGAGAAGGAGATTATTACTCAAGCTGATTCTCAGTTAAATGTAGCTACTTACATGGAGAACCTTACTATACTAGATGGAGCAAATGTGGTATCATACCAAGAAGATATGCTATGTGTGTAA